The Montipora capricornis isolate CH-2021 chromosome 6, ASM3666992v2, whole genome shotgun sequence genome has a window encoding:
- the LOC138054236 gene encoding uncharacterized protein has translation MYADDTQLYLDMKTTKVEDIVSARTRAEVCLRELNQWMLLNNLRLNNDKTELLVLHAKHRPKPPLDSITVGDATVEPTSSARNIGVVFDDTMSFEEHVNDLCRTAFYHIRNISRIRPCLSIDSTKTLVHALVTSRLDHCNALLYGLPDYLIQRLQHVLNAAAKVITCK, from the coding sequence atgtacgcagatgacactcAACTGTACCTTGACATGAAAACCACCAAAGTGGAGGACATTGTGTCTGCGCGCACTAGGGCTGAAGTTTGTTTGCGTGAGCTGAACCAATGGATGCTTTTAAACAATCTTCGGTTAAATAACGATAAGACTGAGCTCTTGGTCCTGCACGCTAAACATCGCCCTAAGCCACCATTAGATTCGATTACTGTGGGTGATGCTACTGTGGAGCCCACATCTAGCGCACGGAACATTGGTGTCGTCTTTGACGATACCATGAGTTTCGAGGAACACGTTAATGATCTGTGCAGGACTGCTTTTTATCATATCAGAAACATTAGTCGCATACGTCCATGCCTTAGTATCGACTCAACCAAAACACTGGTGCATGCATTAGTAACGTCTCGGTTAGATCATTGTAATGCGCTTCTCTATGGCCTACCTGATTATCTTATTCAACGACTACAACATGTCTTGAACGCGGcagccaaagttattacttgcAAGTGA
- the LOC138054237 gene encoding uncharacterized protein gives MKRAIVRPSLKKPSLDYQLYKNYRPISNVMFLSKCCEKVVASQFISHLRENKLEETFQSAYKMGHSTESALLRVHNDVLCALDKGRCVMLVLWICHQRSTQWTTASYYRASPPALVFRALPTLGLSLTCPVVYSSSKSDILVLLIVN, from the coding sequence ATGAAACGAGCCATTGTCAGGCCCTCCCTCAAGAAACCATCACTTGATTACCAACTATACAAGAACTACAGACCTATCTCCAACGTGATGTTTCTTTCTAAGTGCTGCGAGAAAGTAGTCGCGAGCCAATTTATTTCCCATCTGCgtgaaaataaacttgaagaAACCTTTCAGTCTGCTTATAAAATGGGCCATAGCACCGAATCAGCGCTGTTGCGAGTGCATAACGATGTGCTATGTGCACTGGACAAAGGAAGGTGTGTGATGTTGGTACTGTGGATCTGTCATCAGCGTTCGACACAGTGGACGACGGCATCCTACTATCGCGCCTCTCCCCCAGCTTTGGTGTTCAGGGCTCTGCCTACACTTGGTTTGAGTCTTACCTGTCCAGTCGTTTACAGTTCGTCCAAATCAGACATACTAGTTCTTCTGATCGTCAACTGA
- the LOC138052698 gene encoding extracellular calcium-sensing receptor-like translates to MMLIFRGLDKFYSGLLLPTILSLVWQQVALTRDTVPGLKISKSGEVVIGGLFPVHVRGGFRSKYMSLAEAMIFAIEQINNDTTLLPNVTLGYDISDTNLINRRAMNSTLDYVNVHKFAFSSPQLNETCSILPSGQLAPVVAVVGTGTSRSSILVSNLLEVEDIPLISYAATSDELSSSAYPSFFRTVPPDRFQSKVMSDIARYFNWTYVAAIAADDAYGRSGIEFFRKHSKLERICIAYDNFFPMNDEKMAKIRKIIEELKLLENVGVIILYCDSTSALSVLREALKQGLKGKIWIASEAWGNHDAVIHKKELRPVLKGMLGVVFTELTVLSYKQYLLSRTSLYRSNPWWRVFWENQYNCSFTVTPSGSKKRCSDSLRVTEDIFEKSLYDSKTTYVINAVYAIAHALDAIFKCKSPPMSHCPRTRPYVDPKDVLEYLKKVNFTTETSNVFFDKNGDSLATYSIINYRVDKDTGGRVETVGNWEAQSLNFNSSAIVWNDGVTSRIPRSVCSETCKPGYRQTEEINCCWQCIKCSQDTVSSVYGAMNCTKCPVDHISNEERTKCITVPLERIHWDDPVGIIITFIACLGVLVTVLVGGVFIWKNNTPIVKASNRELSYLFLFSIAMTYLWALINLAEPNAIICPVSEAWLYIFYTISVVVLGVKTKRVVHLFEHRAPRSALTKAGFIEKRKHILIIVGIVGLDIFVLIIWFLLDPPHPEIDKSVRTSYYLGCKITSTLAGSLCRYLLVAILVTMSFVCVYFAFKSRKLPHNFNEGKFIAFALYVLVISWLTFYPVALTIRGKYTVVVSGSSSIISATGLLVCIFVPKMYIILLHPEKNTVLYMKSQISNHTFRRSPVDGEYRQKLHPSESSYSQQGSATSATSDVEFSEVPRIPKLSRTGEIQGSNKVITYL, encoded by the coding sequence ATGATGTTGATATTTCGTGGTTTGGATAAATTCTACTCCGGACTTTTGCTACCAACGATTTTGAGCCTTGTTTGGCAACAGGTAGCATTAACAAGGGACACTGTCCCAGGACTAAAAATTAGCAAGTCAGGAGAAGTTGTCATCGGCGGACTGTTTCCCGTTCACGTACGTGGAGGATTTAGGTCGAAATATATGTCTTTGGccgaagctatgatctttgcaattGAACAAATCAACAACGACACAACCCTTTTGCCTAACGTTACGCTCGGATATGATATCTCGGATACAAACCTCATAAATCGTCGCGCTATGAACTCCACTTTGGATTACGTAAATGTTCACAAATTTGCATTCAGCAGTCCACAACTAAACGAGACGTGCAGCATTTTGCCTTCGGGTCAGCTGGCCCCGGTCGTTGCGGTTGTAGGAACTGGAACGTCGAGATCGTCGATTCTGGTGTCCAATTTGTTAGAAGTTGAGGATATACCACTTATCAGCTATGCCGCTACAAGCGACGAACTCAGTAGCAGTGCATATCCATCGTTTTTTCGCACCGTGCCCCCGGATCGCTTTCAATCCAAAGTGATGTCGGATATTGCCCGATATTTTAATTGGACTTACGTGGCTGCCATAGCCGCTGACGATGCCTACGGTAGATCGGGGATAGAATTCTTCCGCAAACATTCCAAACTCGAAAGAATCTGCATCGCTTACGACAATTTCTTCCCCATGAATGACGAGAAAATGGCCAAGATTCGAAAGATAATCGAGGAGCTTAAACTATTGGAAAATGTGGGCGTGATTATCTTGTATTGTGATAGCACCTCAGCCCTGAGTGTGCTAAGAGAAGCTTTAAAACAGGGCCTGAAAGGAAAAATATGGATTGCTAGTGAAGCCTGGGGAAATCACGACGCTGTTATCCATAAGAAAGAGCTTCGGCCAGTCCTTAAGGGAATGTTGGGGGTTGTTTTTACTGAACTTACAGTCCTTTCATATAAGCAATATCTGTTGTCACGCACATCCCTCTACAGGTCTAACCCTTGGTGGAGGGTATTTTGGGAAAACCAATATAATTGCAGTTTCACTGTTACTCCCTCCGGTAGCAAGAAGCGTTGCTCCGACAGCCTGAGAGTCACGGAGGACATTTTTGAAAAGAGCCTGTATGACAGTAAAACTACCTATGTTATCAACGCTGTGTACGCAATCGCACATGCGTTAGACGCCATTTTCAAGTGTAAATCCCCTCCAATGAGCCATTGCCCGCGAACGAGACCTTACGTTGACCCTAAAGATGTCTTGGAATATTTGAAGAAAGTCAACTTCACGACTGAAACGTCGAACGTCTTTTTTGATAAAAACGGCGACTCCCTAGCTACTTATAGTATCATAAACTACCGAGTGGATAAAGACACCGGAGGACGCGTAGAGACGGTAGGGAATTGGGAAGCACAGAGCCTCAACTTTAACTCAAGTGCCATTGTTTGGAACGACGGGGTAACGAGTAGAATCCCGCGATCGGTTTGCAGTGAAACGTGTAAGCCGGGATACCGACAGACGGAAGAGATAAACTGTTGTTGGCAATGCATCAAATGTTCTCAGGACACAGTTTCGAGCGTCTATGGGGCCATGAATTGCACTAAATGTCCCGTGGATCACATCTCAAACGAGGAACGCACAAAATGCATCACAGTACCCCTGGAGCGCATTCACTGGGACGACCCCGTAGGGATAATTATTACCTTTATTGCCTGCCTGGGTGTGCTCGTTACAGTACTTGTTGGTGGTGTGTTTATATGGAAAAACAACACACCAATTGTGAAAGCCTCCAATCGAGAACTCAGTTACCTATTTCTCTTTAGCATTGCCATGACCTATCTGTGGGCGCTGATAAACTTAGCAGAACCCAACGCTATCATCTGCCCAGTATCAGAAGCGTGGCTTTACATCTTTTATACCATTTCCGTCGTTGTCCTTGGGGTCAAGACAAAGCGTGTTGTGCATTTGTTTGAACATCGCGCTCCGCGATCTGCACTCACCAAAGCCGGTTTCATCGAGAAGCGCAAACATATTCTTATCATTGTCGGTATTGTGGGCTTGGATATTTTTGTTCTCATTATCTGGTTTCTTTTGGATCCTCCGCACCCAGAAATAGACAAATCCGTGAGAACATCTTACTATCTCGGATGTAAGATCACGTCTACGCTTGCGGGAAGCCTCTGCCGTTATCTGCTTGTTGCCATTTTGGTCACCATGTCGTTTGTCTGCGTTTACTTTGCGTTCAAATCCAGGAAACTTCCACACAATTTCAACGAAGGCAAATTCATTGCGTTTGCGCTCTATGTGCTGGTCATATCGTGGCTGACATTCTATCCAGTTGCTTTGACGATTCGCGGGAAATACACTGTTGTGGTGTCTGGCTCGTCTTCAATCATTTCGGCAACTGGTCTGCTTGTGTGCATCTTTGTGCCTAAGATGTACATCATCCTCTTGCATCCTGAGAAAAATACGGTGCTTTACATGAAGAGCCAAATTTCTAACCATACCTTCCGTCGGAGCCCTGTCGACGGAGAATACCGACAAAAGTTACATCCTTCGGAAAGCAGCTATTCCCAGCAAGGATCAGCGACATCCGCAACCAGTGACGTTGAGTTTTCCGAGGTACCAAGAATCCCAAAACTGTCACGCACCGGTGAAATTCAAGGCAGTAATAAGGTTATCACCTATTTATAA